The following DNA comes from Papaver somniferum cultivar HN1 chromosome 4, ASM357369v1, whole genome shotgun sequence.
GCTCAAATTTTAGCGCATTGTGCTGGGTTATGCTCGTGTTGGCACTGCCAATTTACACATCCAGTTGTTAGGTTCCTAGAAGTTACACAACAACTAGTGCAAACAAACATAACAACTCTCCCTCTCCATTACTTACATTCCCTCTCCATTATTTACAGAGCCCTCATGAGCACATGCAATTTTCTCATTCCAGAACTAAAACTTCGTCGCATTTACTAATTATTAGTAGGTAATAATGTTTGTATTGCGGGTCATTATTTCCGCATACCTAAAATTTACCAGAAAAAACCAACACTCGAAGCATGCTGTCTGCAGCTCATAGCGTTACTACATACTATCTCAACAAATTAAAAATGTAATCAATAGAAATTAGAGTTTGTGTTATTAACTTATAACCTGAATGTGTCCGTTTTATGCCAGTTTTTAGAATTTCGTTTATGACCACAAAAGCGACTCAGCATAAAGATGGAACATGGAGCAGCTGATACCATGTAGGACGTAGCTGAAGTGTGTCAACGAACCGATATATCCAAGATAAACAAGCGATGGGAATTTAAATTAAATCAACCAAATCAAGTCATCTGTATACATCTACCTCAAGGTCCTCAACAGTCATGTAGAGTGTATTTCAGGAATGGCATTTAATTTGCTCTTCTAATGGTAATTATCTGTTTTCTTTTGGTTCTTTTGTTTTTTGCATAATAAATCTACAGCTAAGAAACAGGGTCGCATACAAAACCCCCCATTAGGGCCATTACCAGGGTCATGTTTTCCATTTGGCGCACTAGTAAAGATAAGCAAAAGGATGGCGGCGGTTGTGGAGGTGGTGGCAGTTGTAAACCTCCATTAGGGCCATTACTAAGGCAAGAGAGCACAATCTGGTACCAAATTGAATGGATATATTTAAGAAACTATGATATGTAATGCCATGATCTCTGTTCTAATATTTCTTTCTGATTTGCATTCGCTTTACACATTTTCCCGCTTCAGCTAAGTAGCTGTTCTCTTCTATTCTttacacccaaaaaaaaaaaagtaagaagaaaaaaaaggaaacccgGAATAGGAAAAAGAACTCTCGAAATTTAACCGCATCACTAGTCATTGTCACCGTCGTCAGCTCTCAGCCATCAttacatcttcatcatcttcgtcttcgacCCCGACAACATCACCGCCAACATCCCCATCGACTCCATTACCATGGGCATCAACAACAATAAACTCTTCTGTTGGTGCACAGTTAGCCTTGTGGCGCAACTTCCAATCAAGGGCCTGACAAGCCCGAGAACAATAATTCACCGCACCACAAACCGAACAACGTCTAAACTCGTGCTTTCTTGTCTCAGGCCTTCCACACCCAGCATGTGAACAAAGTCTTAAACCTAATCCATCACCATCAGGGCCGGCCTCCTCCACATCATCTACATTACTCGTGCCTTTAATTTCAAACCACTCGGTTAAGAAACGGTTGGCAATATGAACTTCCGGTGGTGGTACGTTACATCCGAAATCACTTAATAACGGACACGATACACCATTACTATGCTTCAGTTGTTGAGCATGAAACAATATCGATGTAGAAGGAGGATGAGAGTAAAGAACTGCAGCAACTTCTCGAGCGTTAGCATGAATCAAAAAGCGTCGACCCTCTGTAACGTTTTGTCGAACACCATAACCATCTTGTAAGCAATGACCGAGTTCACGTAATGCATCAATATGACCAAGAAACGCAGCACGAGCACATAAGGCTACACCAGCACGTAAATCTTTATCTGTTTTTGTACCTCCACTACCGTTGAATTGTATCACTGCTAATGAATATAAAGCTGGCGCATATGAATTCATGGCTGCTTTTGCCATTAATGATGCTCCACTTCCTCTGTTTTCTAAACAGTAAAATAGGATCTGGAGAAAAAATTGGATTagttaaaagaaacaaaaaaaaaaaaaaatcagaagggATGGTTTTAGTGGGACGTACCATGCCTAGAGTATAAGTGGCTTCAATGTTTCCTGAATCAGAGCATTGTTTCAAGAATCTATGAGATGATTCAGACCAATTCTTAGCTTTCACTGTAAGTAATTTTGGAGAAGCTTTTGACAATACCAAAGGATTCAGAGCTAGATTATTTAGTCTTTTACATCTGTTTCAAGACAAACAAATAAACCA
Coding sequences within:
- the LOC113276632 gene encoding F-box protein At1g67340-like; protein product: MRTRSGVCYQNLEQRKTEIKKKMRKRIINTNYNYYTYNQEEEICCKRRKKIDYLDELPDDIVLSILCKLGSTVNTPSDLFNLVLTCKRLNNLALNPLVLSKASPKLLTVKAKNWSESSHRFLKQCSDSGNIEATYTLGMILFYCLENRGSGASLMAKAAMNSYAPALYSLAVIQFNGSGGTKTDKDLRAGVALCARAAFLGHIDALRELGHCLQDGYGVRQNVTEGRRFLIHANAREVAAVLYSHPPSTSILFHAQQLKHSNGVSCPLLSDFGCNVPPPEVHIANRFLTEWFEIKGTSNVDDVEEAGPDGDGLGLRLCSHAGCGRPETRKHEFRRCSVCGAVNYCSRACQALDWKLRHKANCAPTEEFIVVDAHGNGVDGDVGGDVVGVEDEDDEDVMMAES